One Aster yellows witches'-broom phytoplasma AYWB DNA segment encodes these proteins:
- the rsmA gene encoding 16S rRNA (adenine(1518)-N(6)/adenine(1519)-N(6))-dimethyltransferase RsmA — translation MHHTNKKKYGQNFLTDVNLLNKIVTKASITDKNVLEIGPGKGALTKIIVPQAKNVLAYEIDATLKPFLNFENHNNVNIIYDDFLKRDLLKDFDHYFSPNSQLSLIGNLPYYITSPILFKIIDTPQINDATIMIQKEVGMRLLAQPNNKNYNALSVIIQFLFSIEKIQEVKRHMFFPTPKVDSIVIKLTKNNNILPTFLKQFIKFVKNSFKQKRKTLLNNLSCQFLLSKETIIPFFLQHHIPLQIRAEQVTLETFQKLTVKWFIFLNMS, via the coding sequence ATGCATCACACAAACAAAAAAAAATACGGTCAAAATTTTTTAACAGATGTTAATTTATTAAACAAAATTGTAACTAAGGCTTCAATCACAGACAAAAATGTTTTAGAAATTGGACCTGGTAAAGGTGCTTTAACCAAAATTATTGTCCCTCAAGCTAAAAATGTTTTAGCCTATGAAATTGATGCTACCCTTAAACCTTTTTTAAATTTTGAAAATCATAACAATGTTAATATCATTTATGATGATTTTTTAAAAAGAGATTTATTAAAAGATTTTGATCATTATTTTAGTCCTAACTCTCAATTAAGTTTAATTGGTAACTTACCTTATTATATTACCTCACCTATTCTTTTTAAAATTATTGACACTCCACAAATTAATGATGCTACTATTATGATTCAAAAAGAAGTAGGAATGCGTTTACTGGCTCAACCAAATAACAAAAATTATAACGCTTTATCTGTAATTATTCAATTTCTATTTAGTATTGAAAAAATCCAAGAAGTTAAAAGACATATGTTTTTTCCTACACCCAAAGTAGACAGTATTGTTATCAAACTTACTAAAAATAACAACATTTTACCTACTTTCTTAAAACAATTTATCAAGTTTGTAAAAAATTCCTTTAAACAAAAAAGAAAAACTTTACTCAACAACTTATCTTGTCAATTTTTGTTATCCAAAGAAACCATTATTCCCTTTTTCTTACAACATCACATCCCTTTACAAATTAGAGCCGAACAGGTAACTTTAGAAACTTTTCAAAAATTAACTGTTAAATGGTTTATTTTTTTAAATATGTCATAA
- the spoVG gene encoding septation regulator SpoVG, producing MKVTDVKVRKINGESRLRGVSSITFENQFVVNDIRIIEGERGIFIAMPSRKTSKGNFRDIAHPINSETRQIIENCIKTKYQDLLDNPPQEEDFSQNSEN from the coding sequence ATGAAAGTTACTGATGTAAAAGTTAGAAAAATAAACGGTGAAAGTAGATTAAGAGGAGTTTCTTCAATCACTTTTGAAAACCAATTTGTAGTTAATGACATCAGAATTATAGAAGGAGAAAGGGGTATATTTATTGCTATGCCAAGTAGAAAAACTTCCAAAGGCAACTTTAGAGATATCGCTCATCCCATCAATTCAGAAACCCGTCAAATAATTGAAAATTGTATCAAAACCAAATACCAAGATTTGCTAGATAACCCTCCACAAGAAGAAGATTTTTCTCAAAATTCTGAAAATTAA
- a CDS encoding heavy metal translocating P-type ATPase — translation MSCCSNYSFIHNHKHNDKKKLICFVIGTFLYSLFAIYLHYYKNTNTLVLVFVSLALLFLIGYHVILEGFIETWQDTCKFKKFTPNIHILMTLAALGALYLQNYNDGILLIVIFSGASFLEEYVESKSQKEIKNLLKLQVAEARLQKEDGSTEIIPSKILKINDLVLILPGDQIPTDGVIVSGNPNINEAHITGEGIPCDKQRGDFVYGSTINGNSHFVMRVTATNEKTVFAQIVRLVSQTQNNISKTATLIKKIEPIYVKTVMAIVVVVLGLAGILHFAGQSNSNFQFITWLQKTMIFLTVSSPCALAAADIPSTLTAISNLTKKGILFKKGRSLEKIADIKVFACDKTGTLTEGKPQVTDVYVAPEINEEKYNKYLNILLGMEQKSNHPLALAIKNHFHHKSYLQMEINNSVGIGLEAFFQNNHYKIAKANDFTKTPISESLQAQTQKFLSEGKTIVYFSCNNHIVMALALLDKLRPQAYNLMQYFNNKNIYTAVITGDTHQSACILQKKLHLNAAWGNILPAYKLEKIQELQKEKGTTVMVGDGVNDAPALKAADVGIAMQNGTDVAMDVADAVLMQNDLSKIIYTHQVAVKLRKIIWQNIIFAMAVVCILNLCNLFGYMNLPWAVTCHEGSTILVIFNGLRLLQNPKNPKPEDKKTNKKKINK, via the coding sequence TTGTCTTGTTGCAGCAATTATTCATTCATCCACAATCACAAACACAACGATAAAAAAAAATTAATTTGTTTTGTTATAGGAACATTTTTATATAGTTTATTTGCTATATATTTACATTACTACAAGAACACAAACACATTAGTATTAGTCTTTGTTTCTTTGGCACTTTTATTTTTAATCGGCTATCATGTCATTTTAGAAGGTTTTATAGAAACTTGGCAAGATACTTGCAAATTTAAAAAATTCACTCCAAACATTCATATTTTAATGACTTTAGCTGCTCTAGGAGCTTTATATTTACAAAACTACAACGATGGAATTTTATTAATTGTCATATTTTCAGGAGCTTCTTTTTTAGAAGAATACGTTGAGTCAAAAAGTCAAAAAGAAATCAAAAATCTATTAAAACTTCAAGTAGCAGAAGCAAGATTGCAAAAAGAAGACGGCAGCACTGAAATTATTCCTTCCAAAATACTCAAAATAAATGATTTAGTCTTAATTTTACCAGGCGACCAAATCCCTACTGACGGCGTAATTGTTTCGGGCAACCCCAACATTAACGAAGCTCACATAACAGGAGAAGGCATTCCTTGCGACAAACAACGAGGCGATTTTGTCTACGGCAGTACCATTAACGGCAACAGCCATTTTGTTATGCGTGTCACAGCTACTAACGAAAAGACTGTTTTTGCTCAAATTGTAAGATTGGTAAGTCAAACTCAAAACAATATTTCCAAAACTGCTACTTTAATTAAAAAAATAGAACCAATTTACGTAAAAACAGTTATGGCAATAGTAGTTGTTGTCCTTGGTCTTGCAGGAATACTACATTTTGCTGGACAAAGTAATTCCAATTTCCAATTTATCACATGGCTACAAAAAACAATGATTTTTTTAACTGTATCATCTCCATGTGCCCTAGCTGCCGCTGACATTCCTTCCACTCTTACAGCTATTTCTAACCTCACTAAAAAAGGAATTTTATTCAAAAAAGGCAGATCTTTGGAAAAAATTGCAGACATCAAAGTTTTTGCATGCGACAAAACAGGTACCCTTACTGAAGGCAAACCTCAAGTAACTGATGTTTATGTAGCGCCTGAAATAAATGAAGAAAAGTATAACAAATATTTAAATATATTATTAGGGATGGAACAAAAATCAAACCATCCTTTAGCACTAGCTATTAAAAACCATTTCCACCATAAATCTTATCTCCAAATGGAAATTAATAACTCAGTTGGCATCGGTCTTGAAGCTTTTTTTCAAAACAATCATTATAAAATTGCAAAAGCTAATGATTTTACCAAAACCCCAATCTCTGAATCTTTACAAGCCCAAACTCAAAAATTTTTATCCGAAGGTAAAACCATCGTTTATTTTAGTTGTAATAATCACATTGTTATGGCTTTAGCACTTTTGGATAAATTGCGTCCTCAAGCTTATAATTTGATGCAATACTTCAACAATAAAAACATATATACTGCAGTAATTACAGGAGATACTCATCAAAGCGCTTGCATCTTACAAAAAAAACTTCATCTAAATGCAGCTTGGGGAAATATTCTACCCGCCTACAAACTAGAAAAAATTCAAGAACTACAAAAAGAAAAAGGCACTACAGTGATGGTAGGTGATGGTGTTAATGATGCTCCTGCTCTTAAAGCTGCTGATGTAGGAATTGCGATGCAAAACGGTACTGATGTGGCAATGGATGTAGCAGATGCAGTTTTAATGCAAAATGATTTATCAAAAATTATCTATACTCACCAAGTAGCTGTCAAACTGCGCAAAATCATCTGGCAAAATATTATTTTTGCTATGGCAGTAGTTTGTATCTTGAATCTTTGTAATCTTTTTGGATATATGAATTTACCTTGGGCAGTCACTTGCCATGAAGGAAGCACAATTTTAGTTATTTTCAATGGTTTAAGACTTTTACAAAACCCCAAAAACCCTAAACCAGAAGACAAAAAGACTAATAAAAAAAAAATTAATAAATAA
- a CDS encoding MATE family efflux transporter, translating into MVKTKAITQILINEKRNRKFLLEGNLWKVIFYFTFPIIIYWIFQNASDAIDLFILKRNQISDNQLTFVSRVHIFKGILIPFGISIATGGVILVGRAYGQNNVNKMHLYLAKTFVLSILTGFILVFLCIFVFKSFIATNILKISQNAIENNEGIKYYNLIILSLVCIIINTVFLSLERAKGNNKIALFLNILNASIKIIFSFVLFHYWNSSMVSLALVTLISNGIVTLFALWFLFFDSKNPFRIILSKISFDKEFLKKLFKLAIPVCASISIYSVGKLIVSIIVKECYGDPQGISSSQIGANLALAVTINNVFYNALNSFSDSQNAIISQNLGHNNLNRVFEAFKKIIFCMFVLALIGSLINIFGYKLILPLFHGSPWEKISSLEQDAFRTLLFFETTSLWLSCGSIIMFNFLLAFKRVGPSVYLNFLRTLIRVFFIVLFSKYFLNQGVMGVGLSIFLSNFICFIITSLIFSTFYLKLKRDKTFEQD; encoded by the coding sequence GTGGTTAAAACAAAAGCAATAACACAAATTTTAATTAATGAAAAAAGAAATAGAAAATTTTTATTAGAAGGAAACTTATGGAAAGTAATTTTTTATTTTACATTTCCTATCATTATTTATTGGATTTTTCAAAATGCATCAGATGCTATTGACCTTTTTATTTTAAAAAGAAATCAAATTTCAGATAATCAACTCACTTTTGTAAGTCGCGTACATATATTTAAAGGTATTCTTATTCCTTTTGGTATTTCTATTGCCACAGGAGGTGTTATTTTAGTAGGACGTGCTTATGGACAAAATAATGTTAATAAAATGCACCTTTATTTGGCAAAAACTTTTGTTCTTTCTATTTTAACGGGGTTTATTTTAGTTTTTTTATGCATTTTTGTTTTCAAAAGTTTCATTGCAACTAATATTTTAAAAATTAGTCAAAATGCAATTGAAAACAATGAAGGTATTAAGTATTACAATCTTATTATATTGTCACTTGTTTGCATCATTATAAATACAGTTTTTTTAAGTTTGGAGCGCGCCAAAGGTAATAACAAAATTGCCCTTTTTTTAAATATTTTGAATGCTTCTATTAAAATTATTTTTTCTTTTGTTCTTTTTCATTATTGGAATTCTTCCATGGTTTCTTTGGCTTTGGTTACTTTGATTTCTAACGGAATTGTTACTTTATTTGCTTTGTGGTTTTTATTTTTTGACAGCAAAAACCCCTTCCGTATTATTTTATCCAAAATCAGTTTTGATAAAGAATTTTTAAAAAAACTTTTCAAATTAGCTATTCCTGTTTGTGCTAGTATTAGCATTTATAGTGTTGGCAAATTAATTGTAAGTATCATTGTTAAAGAATGTTACGGCGATCCTCAAGGAATTAGTAGTTCTCAAATTGGAGCTAATTTAGCCTTAGCAGTAACTATCAATAATGTCTTTTATAATGCTCTTAATTCTTTTTCGGATTCCCAAAATGCTATTATATCTCAAAATTTAGGTCATAATAACCTTAATAGAGTTTTTGAAGCATTCAAAAAAATTATTTTTTGTATGTTTGTTTTGGCTTTGATAGGCTCTTTGATTAATATTTTTGGTTATAAGTTGATTTTGCCATTATTTCATGGTAGTCCTTGGGAAAAGATTTCTAGTTTGGAACAAGATGCTTTTCGTACATTATTATTTTTTGAAACAACTAGTTTATGGTTATCGTGTGGTTCTATTATTATGTTTAATTTTTTATTAGCTTTTAAACGCGTAGGGCCTTCTGTTTATCTTAATTTTTTAAGAACTTTAATTCGTGTCTTTTTTATTGTTCTTTTTTCCAAATACTTTTTAAATCAAGGCGTAATGGGAGTAGGTTTGAGCATTTTTCTTAGTAATTTTATTTGTTTTATCATTACATCATTAATTTTTTCAACTTTTTATCTTAAATTAAAACGTGATAAAACATTTGAACAAGATTAA
- a CDS encoding DNA-directed RNA polymerase subunit omega: protein MFMQNNSKPNKKKYNKEGLIYPSIDKLLDKINSKYKLVHIASKTAHVIEAQKKELPELLCNKVVGKALEEIINDKVKFAFK, encoded by the coding sequence ATGTTTATGCAGAATAATAGTAAACCAAATAAAAAAAAATACAATAAGGAAGGTTTGATCTATCCTTCTATTGATAAATTATTGGATAAAATTAATTCTAAATACAAATTAGTTCATATTGCAAGCAAAACTGCTCATGTCATAGAAGCTCAAAAAAAAGAATTGCCTGAACTTTTGTGTAATAAAGTAGTTGGTAAAGCTTTGGAAGAAATTATTAATGATAAAGTTAAATTTGCCTTTAAGTAA
- the gmk gene encoding guanylate kinase: MKLNKKGLLIILSGPSGVGKATVRKALFEMTNHNFVYSVSATTRKPRPGEQDGKDYHFLTKEEFEKGIENNCFLEWAKFIDHYYGTPKKQIQDFLKQGKEVFLEIEVEGATHLRKKRMPNTVFIFLVPPKKKDLYDRLKKRGTEQEINIVQRIAKANNEFRLAHKYDYIVVNDEVANAADRIIAIIRAEHAKTKRSIRNYLKILEDNVYAE; the protein is encoded by the coding sequence ATGAAATTAAATAAAAAAGGACTTTTAATAATTCTTTCAGGACCTTCAGGAGTTGGTAAAGCCACTGTTAGAAAAGCTTTGTTTGAAATGACTAATCATAATTTTGTGTATTCTGTTTCTGCTACTACCAGAAAACCGCGACCAGGCGAACAAGACGGTAAAGATTACCATTTTCTAACTAAAGAAGAGTTTGAAAAAGGGATTGAAAACAATTGTTTTTTAGAATGGGCTAAATTTATTGATCATTATTATGGCACTCCTAAAAAGCAAATTCAAGATTTTTTAAAACAAGGAAAAGAAGTGTTTTTAGAAATTGAAGTTGAAGGAGCCACTCATTTAAGAAAAAAACGTATGCCAAACACAGTTTTTATTTTTTTGGTTCCACCTAAAAAAAAAGATCTCTATGATCGTTTAAAAAAACGTGGTACCGAACAAGAAATAAATATTGTACAACGAATTGCCAAAGCCAATAACGAGTTTCGCTTAGCTCACAAATACGATTATATTGTAGTAAATGATGAAGTGGCTAATGCTGCTGACCGTATTATTGCAATTATTAGAGCAGAACACGCCAAAACGAAACGTAGTATTCGCAATTATTTAAAAATATTGGAGGATAATGTTTATGCAGAATAA
- the leuS gene encoding leucine--tRNA ligase, translating into MTKLIYDFKQIEHKWQLYWQQNNVFKTQDNFSKKKFYCLDMFPYPSSEGLHVGHIEGYTASDIMSRFKRMQGFNVLHPFGWDSFGLPAEQYALQTGKNPRNFTYENINNFKKQIQSIGKSVDWDRELATSDPYFYAWTQWIFKKLYEKGLAVLKNIEVNFCPNLGTALANEEVISNEKGMFSERGNHPVVKKKMKQWVLKITQYADRLLDDLNLVNWPLNVKEMQANWIGKNQGAIVSFPVFDQKMTLKTFTNRPDTLFGVTFLVIAPEHELALQLTKTEHQQAVNNYLELTKQKKDLERDINKDKTGVFTGSFAINPCNNTKIPIWIADYVLPHYGTGALMSVPCHDQRDFEFAQKHGLKMIQVINPPSSDFAMPTTNQTQPPLTEAYTGEGIHINSDFLNGLNNEQAKTKMLQFLEKKNHGYPHYTYKLRDWVFSRQRYWAEPFPIYYDDSNNEIYTDSDTNLPIELPVLEQIKPSGTGESPISKAHFWLYFEKDGKKYRRDCNTMPQLAGSSWYYIGYILKNHLGLIPLNTAKAKELLDYYLPVDLYIGGTEHAVGHLLYARFWHKFLYDLGLVSTKEPFQKLVNQGIILGHDHTKMSKSKGNGVSASLMLARYGADVLRIYIMFMGPLEDIKNWCEKGFKGIQRFLNRVYQMFSFSMPNDFETSLNAIYHQTIFQTTQDYEKLKFNKVISQLMIFVNQVYKHQKIGKKQAQIFLQLLNPIAPHLTEEINQTILKNKTQLVALTWPFYDKNHLEQLQVKIIVQVNSKLRAVLELPFNLSSEQIKIRALQDSKVNKFVCHKKIQNMIYIPNKLLNIIVN; encoded by the coding sequence ATGACAAAATTAATTTATGATTTTAAACAAATAGAACATAAATGGCAACTTTATTGGCAACAAAATAATGTTTTCAAAACTCAAGATAACTTTTCAAAAAAGAAATTTTATTGTCTTGACATGTTTCCTTATCCTTCTTCTGAAGGGCTTCATGTAGGCCATATTGAAGGTTATACTGCAAGTGATATTATGAGTAGGTTCAAACGCATGCAAGGTTTTAATGTTTTGCATCCTTTTGGTTGGGATTCGTTTGGTCTGCCCGCCGAACAATATGCTTTGCAAACAGGCAAAAACCCCCGCAATTTTACTTATGAAAATATCAATAATTTTAAAAAACAAATCCAAAGTATTGGTAAAAGTGTGGATTGGGACAGAGAACTTGCCACCTCAGATCCTTATTTTTATGCCTGGACTCAATGGATTTTTAAAAAACTTTACGAAAAAGGACTAGCAGTTCTCAAAAATATAGAAGTAAATTTTTGCCCTAATTTAGGAACAGCGCTTGCCAATGAAGAAGTAATTTCTAATGAAAAAGGGATGTTTTCTGAAAGAGGTAATCATCCGGTTGTTAAAAAAAAGATGAAACAATGGGTTTTAAAAATAACTCAATATGCCGACAGACTTTTAGACGACCTTAATTTAGTTAATTGGCCTTTAAATGTGAAAGAAATGCAAGCTAATTGGATTGGCAAAAATCAAGGAGCAATTGTCTCCTTCCCAGTTTTCGATCAAAAAATGACTTTAAAAACTTTCACCAATCGCCCCGATACTCTTTTTGGTGTAACTTTTTTAGTAATAGCGCCCGAACACGAATTAGCCTTACAACTAACCAAAACCGAACACCAACAAGCAGTTAACAATTATTTGGAATTAACAAAACAAAAAAAAGACTTAGAAAGAGACATCAACAAAGACAAAACAGGTGTTTTTACAGGCAGTTTTGCAATTAACCCTTGTAACAACACCAAAATTCCTATCTGGATTGCTGATTATGTTCTTCCTCATTATGGTACAGGCGCTTTAATGTCTGTTCCTTGTCATGATCAAAGAGATTTTGAGTTTGCTCAAAAACATGGTTTAAAAATGATTCAAGTCATAAATCCCCCCTCTTCTGATTTTGCAATGCCTACCACCAATCAAACTCAACCTCCCTTGACCGAGGCTTATACAGGGGAAGGGATTCACATCAATAGTGATTTTTTAAATGGTCTTAATAACGAACAAGCCAAAACTAAAATGTTGCAATTTTTAGAAAAAAAAAACCACGGTTATCCTCATTATACTTATAAATTGCGTGATTGGGTCTTTTCGCGCCAACGATATTGGGCAGAACCCTTCCCCATTTATTATGATGATTCCAATAATGAAATTTATACTGATAGCGATACAAACTTACCAATAGAACTTCCTGTTTTGGAACAAATCAAACCATCAGGCACAGGTGAATCACCCATATCCAAAGCCCATTTTTGGCTATATTTTGAAAAAGATGGCAAAAAATATCGCAGAGATTGTAACACCATGCCACAACTTGCAGGTAGCTCTTGGTACTATATTGGCTATATTTTGAAAAACCATTTGGGTCTAATCCCGTTAAATACCGCCAAAGCAAAAGAACTACTTGACTATTATTTGCCAGTAGACTTATACATTGGAGGGACAGAACACGCTGTTGGTCATTTGCTTTATGCACGTTTTTGGCATAAGTTTTTATACGATCTGGGTTTGGTTTCTACCAAAGAACCTTTTCAAAAATTAGTTAATCAAGGTATTATTTTGGGACATGATCACACTAAAATGTCCAAATCCAAAGGCAACGGAGTAAGTGCTTCCTTAATGCTTGCGCGATATGGCGCCGATGTACTGCGAATTTATATCATGTTTATGGGTCCGTTAGAAGATATTAAAAATTGGTGTGAAAAAGGTTTCAAAGGAATACAACGTTTTTTAAATAGAGTTTATCAAATGTTTTCTTTTTCAATGCCAAATGATTTTGAAACTTCTCTAAACGCTATTTATCATCAAACCATTTTTCAAACAACCCAAGATTATGAAAAATTGAAATTCAATAAAGTTATTAGTCAATTAATGATTTTTGTTAATCAAGTTTATAAACATCAAAAAATAGGAAAAAAACAAGCACAGATCTTTTTACAACTATTAAATCCGATTGCTCCTCACTTGACAGAAGAAATTAATCAAACCATTTTAAAAAATAAAACCCAATTAGTTGCTTTAACTTGGCCTTTTTATGATAAAAACCATTTGGAACAACTGCAAGTAAAAATTATTGTGCAAGTAAATAGTAAATTAAGAGCTGTTTTAGAACTTCCTTTTAATTTGTCTTCAGAACAAATTAAAATTCGAGCTTTGCAAGATTCAAAAGTTAATAAGTTTGTATGCCATAAAAAAATTCAAAATATGATTTATATTCCCAACAAATTGTTAAATATTATTGTTAATTAA
- the acpP gene encoding acyl carrier protein: protein MIFEKIKDLIATQLSLDTSTITLDTRFKEDLGLDSLDALELVMEAEKTFQINISDATLQNFKTVQDIVFYITKNTS from the coding sequence ATGATTTTTGAGAAAATTAAAGATTTAATTGCCACCCAATTATCTTTAGATACTTCTACAATTACTTTAGACACCCGTTTTAAAGAAGATTTAGGACTTGATTCACTTGACGCTTTAGAACTAGTTATGGAAGCAGAAAAAACATTTCAAATCAACATTAGTGATGCAACTTTACAAAATTTCAAAACTGTTCAAGATATCGTTTTTTACATAACCAAAAACACCTCTTAA
- a CDS encoding M42 family metallopeptidase → MSDLVSLLKNLTMLNGIPGQEKAVANYVVNKIQNQVDSIQYDNLGSVIACKGKTGPRIMFAAHLDEIGLIVKQITPEGFIKFQTLGGWFSQVMLAQVWQIHTDKGILKAVTGCKPPHAMSFQDRNQVINTSSMYLDIGVANKEEALKLGVRVGDMVTPYIEFSTLGNSDYLLAKALDNRVGVAIVMQVLQNVNPTTHQFFGVFTTQEEVGLRGAQTSAHKVHPQIAIAVDTGIGNDVPGGEKEGHTLGKGPQVLVYDGGLVAHKGLRNFVLKIATENNIPVQEISGIGGRTDAATMHLVREGAASLSFCVPVRYIHSHTSVVHKQDIINTIKLLTLLANQLDEKKINEILFQ, encoded by the coding sequence ATGAGTGATTTAGTTTCTTTATTAAAAAATTTAACAATGTTAAATGGTATTCCAGGTCAAGAAAAAGCAGTTGCTAATTATGTAGTGAACAAAATTCAAAACCAAGTAGATTCTATCCAATATGATAATTTAGGCTCCGTAATTGCTTGTAAAGGAAAAACAGGTCCTCGCATTATGTTTGCAGCACATTTGGATGAAATAGGTTTAATAGTTAAGCAAATTACTCCAGAAGGTTTTATCAAATTCCAAACTCTTGGTGGTTGGTTTTCTCAAGTAATGCTTGCTCAAGTGTGGCAAATTCACACTGATAAAGGCATTCTTAAAGCAGTTACTGGTTGTAAACCTCCACATGCCATGTCTTTTCAAGATCGCAATCAAGTTATTAACACTTCTTCTATGTATTTAGATATTGGAGTTGCAAACAAAGAAGAAGCTTTAAAATTAGGCGTTCGTGTTGGTGATATGGTAACTCCTTATATAGAATTTAGTACACTTGGTAATTCTGATTACCTCCTTGCAAAAGCCCTAGATAATCGCGTGGGAGTTGCAATTGTGATGCAAGTTTTACAAAATGTCAATCCTACTACCCATCAATTTTTTGGTGTTTTTACTACCCAAGAAGAAGTAGGACTACGCGGAGCTCAAACCAGTGCTCACAAAGTACACCCTCAAATTGCTATTGCTGTTGATACTGGTATTGGAAATGATGTTCCGGGGGGCGAAAAAGAAGGGCATACTCTAGGAAAAGGCCCTCAAGTTTTAGTTTATGATGGGGGCTTAGTTGCTCACAAAGGATTACGCAATTTTGTTCTTAAAATCGCTACCGAAAACAATATCCCTGTACAAGAAATAAGTGGAATTGGTGGTAGAACCGATGCTGCAACTATGCATTTAGTGCGTGAAGGAGCAGCTTCCTTATCTTTTTGTGTTCCTGTACGCTACATTCATTCTCACACTTCTGTAGTACACAAACAAGACATTATAAACACTATAAAACTTTTAACTTTGTTAGCGAATCAATTAGACGAAAAAAAAATTAACGAAATTTTATTTCAATAA
- the rplT gene encoding 50S ribosomal protein L20, with translation MAKISFTPARHRRRKKVLKMAKGYFGSKSTLYKTAHEQVMRSLQYAYRDRKQRKRDFRKLWISRINAGAMLCGMQYSRLMHGLALAKVDVNRKVLSDLAHLQPETFAQYVQLAKETLVQFQQTFKKKENQSTKLQEVQSNQLAQTEEKTSLQLEKVLSNELSEEKSDYALETQPQITQIKAKKPSLDLSKMLLPELKKLAKEHKVPNFNKLKKTEIVSALKKALAKK, from the coding sequence ATGGCAAAAATTAGTTTTACTCCTGCAAGACACCGTCGTCGCAAAAAAGTTTTAAAAATGGCAAAAGGATATTTTGGTTCCAAAAGCACTCTTTACAAAACAGCTCATGAGCAAGTAATGCGTTCTTTGCAATACGCTTATAGAGACCGCAAACAAAGAAAAAGAGATTTTCGTAAATTATGGATTTCTCGTATTAATGCTGGTGCTATGTTATGTGGAATGCAATATTCTCGTTTAATGCACGGACTTGCTTTAGCAAAAGTGGATGTTAATCGCAAAGTATTATCGGATTTAGCACACTTACAACCAGAAACTTTCGCACAATATGTTCAATTAGCAAAAGAAACCTTAGTGCAATTTCAACAAACATTTAAAAAAAAAGAAAATCAATCAACTAAATTACAAGAAGTACAATCAAACCAACTTGCACAAACCGAAGAAAAAACCTCTCTACAACTTGAAAAAGTTTTATCTAATGAACTTTCTGAGGAAAAATCCGATTATGCTTTGGAAACACAACCACAAATAACCCAAATTAAAGCAAAAAAACCTTCTTTAGATTTATCTAAAATGTTGCTTCCTGAGTTAAAAAAATTAGCAAAAGAACACAAAGTTCCTAATTTTAATAAACTTAAAAAAACCGAAATTGTTTCAGCTTTAAAAAAAGCTCTTGCTAAAAAATAA
- the rpmI gene encoding 50S ribosomal protein L35: MIKVIKKKSHSGLKKRIKITKKKKLLRGHAYKNHLAASKTTKQNRQLRGVTCVKLCDYNRIKTLIRGL; encoded by the coding sequence ATGATTAAAGTGATTAAGAAAAAATCCCACAGCGGGCTTAAAAAACGCATTAAAATTACTAAAAAGAAAAAATTATTAAGAGGCCACGCATACAAAAATCACCTTGCAGCTTCCAAAACTACAAAACAAAACCGCCAACTAAGAGGAGTGACTTGTGTTAAACTTTGTGATTACAACAGAATCAAAACTCTTATTAGAGGATTATAG